The following coding sequences lie in one Nakaseomyces glabratus chromosome I, complete sequence genomic window:
- the SLK19 gene encoding Slk19p (CAGL0I10901g~Ortholog(s) have role in centromere clustering, chromosome segregation, meiotic cell cycle, mitotic spindle organization in nucleus, nuclear migration, positive regulation of exit from mitosis): protein MEGSEIKTPVKTIEADPTLPHVSADCNAEEISAPNSHLKVHPHGLSSKKKIATFQLRTPTDDNSSDPKDGNKLQFENNSNDNEVENIQNNRNDESILENMDVNTIMKRKRSHNNEDKTVTLTNKYSDENINISDDMKENHPLTLSNKESLPTERNANQEQSNKRPRVDGLQAAPELDTVRSNQLNDDDQNVQIEMLENNSSPLKNEGDISNINKNDTADILNSIKNEIDNFDSTYSSPSTPAKKDDDGKNIAMDTIFNTTESIHKLSPIFPKSQRSHDTVNSEYNTDIDKAHSVSLEILRRNEELANEVHKTNTDLNDCLMKLENLSYEFQKHKEQSLVDQERLTEKTEELEDSLEKLTVLREELSTNVANLEKQLHEKQDEIKMLNQNQSILQHNFDKKLEDEQKAREEYIIIQNEKDKAIEDLRNCKGKVEELESEIITLKTQINENEDWNSKLLQEKTNLEAQVKNIEEKDLLKSEQITELEKKLQDAISSQKNTNTELSLKVEELLKTNSSLEKDAITWKYKLESREIELKTTLEGKEKELANATSTLSKYESQIRELRSELTDVEMKYSTLKKSFEDVDDDAKIRSAEVTELNYKIDDLREKVENLESSLQEKDDYINKLKEELQSKKDEHSKTLLELESVHLKNNNIEKEHLAELEGLHESLSHLEEELKSKTICVNDMKDEISKLEDEKKEYLSSVSKQNTTSINTEGIMNLQNLQREIDQLRDKLNNSEQEKNKQLQQLSDDLYVQYSSKHEQKVKMLKKNYEATYKKNLEELKMQNKSYIQEIKQLTSQLDYERKEKQELLKLLEQK from the coding sequence ATGGAAGGTTCTGAGATTAAAACACCTGTAAAAACCATTGAAGCCGATCCAACATTGCCACATGTATCTGCAGATTGCAATGCAGAAGAAATCTCAGCCCCAAATAGCCATCTGAAAGTGCATCCTCATGGGTTGTCGAGTAAGAAAAAGATTGCTACTTTTCAGTTGAGGACGCCAACAGATGACAACTCCAGCGATCCAAAGGACGGAAATAAACTTCAGTTTGAAAACAATTCTAATGATAACGAAGTCGAGAATATCCAAAACAATCGAAATGATGAGAGTATATTGGAAAATATGGATGTTAACACCAttatgaaaagaaaaagaagtcaCAATAACGAAGACAAAACTGTTACTCTAACCAATAAATATTCTGATGAGAATATAAACATTTCAGATGACATGAAAGAAAATCACCCACTAACATTATCGAACAAAGAATCGCTGCCAACTGAGAGGAATGCGAACCAAGAGCAATCTAATAAAAGACCAAGAGTCGATGGTTTACAAGCAGCCCCAGAACTGGATACAGTAAGGTCAAACCAACTAAATGATGACGATCAAAATGTACAAATTGAAATGTTGGAAAACAATTCGAGCCCGTTAAAGAATGAGGGTGATATATCCAATATAAACAAGAATGATACAGCAGATATCCtaaattcaataaaaaatgaaattgacaATTTCGATTCTACATATTCTTCACCAAGTACTCCTGCTAAGAAAGACGATGATGGCAAAAATATAGCTATGGATACAATATTTAATACAACTGAGAGTATTCATAAGTTGTCACCCATTTTTCCTAAATCTCAGAGGAGCCACGATACAGTTAATTCTGAATACAATACAGATATAGATAAGGCCCACTCAGTATCATTAGAAATATTGAGAAGAAACGAGGAGTTAGCAAATGAAGTGCATAAAACGAATACAGATCTAAATGATTGTCTAATGAAATTAGAAAACTTAAGTTATGAGTTTCAGAAGCATAAAGAACAATCATTAGTAGATCAAGAGAGGCTTACAGAAAAAACCGAGGAACTCGAAGACTCATTAGAGAAGTTGACTGTGCTCAGGGAAGAACTCTCAACCAATGTAGCAAACTTAGAGAAACAGTTGCATGAGAAGCaagatgaaattaaaaTGTTAAACCAAAATCAAAGTATTCTACAGCAtaattttgacaaaaagCTAGAAGATGAACAAAAAGCAAGAGAAGAATATATCATAATTCAAAATGAGAAGGATAAGGCAATTGAAGATCTCAGAAATTGCAAAGGTAAGGTTGAAGAGCTAGAATCAGAAATAATCACATTGAAAACacaaataaatgaaaatgaagattGGAATTCAAAACTCCTTCAAGAAAAAACCAACTTAGAGGCACAGGTTAAGAAtatagaagaaaaggaTTTATTGAAATCGGAACAAATTAcagaacttgaaaaaaagCTTCAAGACGCCATATCCTCTCAGAAAAATACGAATACAGAACTCTCACTAAAAGTTGAAGAACTACTTAAAACAAATTCAAGTCTCGAAAAGGATGCTATTACCTGGAAGTACAAATTGGAAAGTAGAGAAATCGAGCTTAAAACTACCctagaaggaaaagaaaaagaattaGCCAATGCAACCTCTACCCTAAGCAAATACGAGTCACAAATAAGGGAATTAAGATCAGAACTTACAGACgttgaaatgaaatacaGCACTTTAAAGAAATCCTTTGAAGATGTCGATGATGACGCAAAGATTAGGAGCGCTGAAGTAACTGAACTTAATTATAAAATCGATGATTTGCGAgaaaaagttgaaaatttaGAGTCTTCATTGCAAGAAAAGGACGACTACATTaacaaattgaaagaagaacTACAGTCGAAGAAAGATGAGCACAGTAAAACACTACTTGAACTTGAGAGTGTGCATCtgaaaaacaataatatcGAAAAAGAACACCTGGCAGAGCTTGAAGGACTTCATGAGAGTTTAAGCCatttggaagaagaattaaaaTCCAAGACTATATGTGTTAATGATATGAAAGATGAGATCTCAAAATTAGAGgatgaaaagaaggaatATTTATCTTCagtttcaaaacaaaatacaacATCTATAAATACTGAAGGTATTATGAATCTACAAAACCTTCAAAGAGAAATAGACCAGCTAAGAGATAAACTGAATAACTCAGAgcaagaaaagaacaaacAACTGCAGCAACTATCAGACGACCTATATGTCCAATATTCTTCAAAGCACGAGCAGAAAGTGaaaatgttgaagaaaaactATGAGGCAACCTATAAAAAGAACTTAGAGGAACTGAAAATGCAGAACAAAAGCTATATAcaagaaatcaaacaaTTAACATCCCAACTTGATTAcgaaagaaaagaaaaacaagaaTTACTGAAACTGCTTGAGCAAAAATAA
- the LIP5 gene encoding lipoate synthase (CAGL0I10923g~Ortholog(s) have role in protein lipoylation and mitochondrion localization), whose translation MMHMRLTTVQRRFLVSTKAKVSGASISSTANTGSASAGAPNGQTRRRRRITEFKDALNLGPSFEDFVSGRAAGFTVVDPLEQMRQDREEYKKLPKWLKVPIPKGVNYHKLKKDVKELKLSTVCEEARCPNIGECWGGKDKSKATATIMLLGDTCTRGCRFCSVKTNRNPAKPDPTEPENTAEAISRWGLGYVVLTTVDRDDLPDGGAHHLAETVIKIKQKAPKTLVEALTGDFLGNLEMVDVMAKSGLDVYAHNLETVEALTPHVRDRRAGYRQSLNVLKRAKETVPSLITKTSVMLGLGETDDQIIQTMQDLRAINCDVITFGQYMRPTKRHMKVVEYVRPEKFDYWKDKAKEMGFLYCASGPLVRSSYKAGEAFIENVLNKRKQDNKRI comes from the coding sequence ATGATGCATATGAGGTTAACCACCGTGCAGCGGAGGTTTCTGGTGTCGACCAAGGCTAAAGTTTCTGGGGCCAGCATATCGAGCACAGCTAACACTGGTTCAGCAAGCGCTGGCGCGCCAAATGGACAgaccagaagaagaagacgtATAACTGAGTTCAAGGATGCTCTCAATTTGGGACCATCATTTGAAGATTTCGTAAGTGGGCGAGCCGCTGGTTTTACTGTAGTTGATCCTTTAGAACAAATGCGGCAGGACCGTGAGGAATATAAGAAATTGCCCAAATGGCTGAAAGTTCCCATTCCTAAAGGTGTCAACTACCACAAGCTAAAAAAGGACGTAAAGGAGCTTAAGTTAAGTACTGTTTGTGAGGAAGCAAGATGTCCGAATATTGGCGAATGTTGGGGAGGTAAGGATAAATCTAAGGCTACAGCTACAATAATGCTACTGGGAGACACTTGTACTAGAGGTTGTAGATTCTGCTCTGTCAAGACAAATAGAAATCCTGCAAAACCGGACCCAACAGAACCTGAGAATACTGCTGAAGCTATATCTCGGTGGGGTCTCGGTTATGTGGTTTTAACGACAGTGGATAGAGATGATTTGCCAGATGGTGGTGCCCATCATTTGGCCGAAACTGTGATTAAAATTAAGCAGAAGGCTCCAAAGACGCTTGTTGAAGCTTTGACGGGTGATTTCTTGGGAAATCTTGAAATGGTAGACGTAATGGCTAAAAGTGGACTAGATGTATATGCACATAACTTGGAGACTGTGGAAGCTTTAACCCCACATGTCAGGGATCGTCGTGCCGGGTACAGGCAGTCATTAAATGTATTGAAGAGGGCTAAGGAGACTGTCCCTTCTTTGATAACTAAAACTTCAGTTATGCTTGGTTTAGGTGAAACTGATGACCAGATCATTCAGACTATGCAAGATTTAAGGGCCATTAACTGTGATGTGATAACATTTGGACAATATATGAGACCAACTAAGAGGCATATGAAAGTAGTAGAATATGTAAGGCCTGAAAAGTTTGATTATTGGAAAGACAAAGCTAAAGAAATGGGATTCTTGTATTGTGCTTCTGGTCCTTTGGTTAGATCATCATATAAGGCAGGTGAAGCATTTATTGAGAATGTTCTtaacaaaagaaagcaaGACAATAAGCGAATCTAA
- the MCA1 gene encoding Ca(2+)-dependent cysteine protease MCA1 (CAGL0I10945g~Ortholog(s) have calcium-dependent cysteine-type endopeptidase activity, role in apoptotic process, protein quality control for misfolded or incompletely synthesized proteins and cytosol, nucleus localization), producing the protein MYPGSGNYSYNNRPSMPPPGFNGDGQGYRQEYGNQYGGGYQQQQYQDQYQGENRGQYQGQYQDQPEYGRPPSGMVRPPSSIQQGNGQQFQYSQMTGRRKALLIGINYIGSKNALRGCINDAHNIFNYLTTYCGYRPEDIVMLTDDQREMVKIPLKENIIRAMQWLVKDAQPNDALFFHYSGHGGQTKDLDGDEEDGMDDVIYPVDFESVGPLIDDTMHDIMVKSLPQGARLTALFDSCHSGTVLDLPYTYSTKGVIKEPNMWKDVGSDGIQAAMAYATGNRSALFSSIGNMVSSVTKKQNVDRERVRQIKFSPADVIMLSGSKDNQTSADTFADGQNIGAMSHAFISVMTRQPQQSYLSLLQNLRNELAGKYSQKPQLSASHPIDVNLQFIM; encoded by the coding sequence ATGTATCCAGGAAGCGGCAATTACAGTTACAATAACAGACCTTCAATGCCGCCACCCGGCTTCAATGGTGATGGACAGGGATATAGACAAGAGTATGGTAATCAATATGGTGGGGgttaccagcagcaacaATATCAAGACCAATACCAAGGAGAAAACCGCGGCCAATACCAAGGCCAGTATCAAGACCAACCAGAATATGGCCGGCCTCCAAGTGGGATGGTTCGACCACCATCTTCGATCCAGCAAGGAAATGGCCAACAATTCCAGTATTCACAGATGACCGGTAGAAGGAAGGCTTTGTTAATAGGTATCAATTACATCGGTTCAAAAAACGCCCTTCGCGGCTGCATCAATGATGcacataatatttttaattatctGACCACATATTGCGGTTATAGGCCGGAAGATATTGTAATGTTAACTGATGACCAAAGGGAAATGGTGAAAATACCactaaaagaaaacatTATTAGGGCAATGCAATGGCTGGTGAAAGATGCTCAACCAAATGAtgctttattttttcattactCTGGTCATGGTGGACAGACAAAGGATCTGGATggcgatgaagaagatggaaTGGATGACGTTATCTACCCTGTAGATTTTGAATCAGTAGGTCCCTTAATCGATGACACGATGCATGATATAATGGTAAAGAGCCTACCTCAAGGTGCAAGATTAACCGCCCTGTTCGACTCCTGCCATTCAGGTACTGTCCTTGATTTACCTTACACATATTCTACAAAAGGTGTTATTAAGGAACCCAATATGTGGAAGGATGTTGGAAGTGATGGTATTCAAGCTGCAATGGCTTATGCAACTGGTAATCGATCGGCGCTTTTCAGTTCGATAGGAAATATGGTCAGCTCGGTTACGAAAAAGCAAAACGTTGATAGAGAGAGAGTAAGACAAATCAAGTTTTCTCCGGCCGACGTTATTATGTTGTCCGGATCAAAGGATAACCAAACATCAGCAGACACGTTCGCAGATGGGCAAAATATTGGTGCCATGTCACATGCATTCATTAGTGTTATGACAAGACAACCTCAACAGAGCTACCTTTCTCTTTTACAGAATCTCAGAAATGAATTAGCAGGGAAGTATAGCCAAAAACCACAATTATCGGCATCTCACCCTATAGATGTCAACCTACAATTCATTATGTAG